The segment GTTCAGGAAATCATGCGTCCCGAAGCTGTTGTTCTCGGTAACGCCCCCCCACCAGGTATTCACGATAGTAGGCCGTTTATCTTTCGGCCCAATCCCATCTTTCCAATGGTAAGTATCAGCGAAGCAGCCGCCGGGCCAGCGCAGGTTAGGTATTTTCAGTTTTTTTAAAGCATCAACCACGTCTAGCCGTACGCCGTCCTTGTTTGGAATTTTGTTGTTGTTCTCGCCAACATAAAATCCGCCATAAATACAGCGGCCTAAGTGCTCGGCAAAATGACCATAGATGTGTCTGCTAATGATTCTGTCTGGTTTGGCGGGTACGGTAAGCGTGGCCGTGTTTTGCCCATAGGAGCTTAAAGTGCCTAAGAGAAGGAGGAAACTCAGGATTGTGTTCTTCATACTTGCGGTAGGTTTTTGGGGTATTTCTCTGCTATAATTTAAAATGAAAGATTATTTATTCAAAAACTTGCAATAAATATAAGTGTATTTATTACATTTATAAAACCAAATTAGAAAGTTTCTTTTAAAAGAGCCTGATTAACCCTCCCACCATGGTTTCTAATTTGGCGTCAGGTTATGGAAATGGTGTTGGAGTCTAACATGTCTTACAAAAGACTTATTTGAAGTTGCAAAGAGTTAAGGGTGAAAACAACAGAGAGGTTAATTGGAGAAGGTGCTAATTACCAAGACTTGATATGCATTAGTATAAAGTATCTAAAGTTGATGTAGAGGTGAGGAGTAGAAAATGCCTTTGAAAATAAACCAAACAGAAGGGCTCCTCTCATTGGGTAGCAGGAGTGAGGTCAGGTTGTCCTGATAATTGCCCTTATGGCAACTAATAAAAATTTATATAATTGAAGAAAACATGAAACCTGCTTTTTTCAGACCGTTTTTAACGCTTGCGTTACTTGCCGCAGTTTTTCTGAGCTCCTGTAAAGAAGACGAAGAACCTTCGCCGGCAAATAAGCCAGGTCCTTCTGAGGAAAAACCATTTAACCTCAACGAACTGACGGATACCTATGGTCACTTAGCCCCTATCTCTTTATCTGGGCGTTGGGGGCCCTATAACCTTCATGACCCGTCTATCCTGAAAGATGGCGAATGGTTTTACTCATACAGCACAGACGTTGCCTACGGGGCCGCCCCCCACGTGGGTATTATGGTGCGCAGGTCCAAGGATCTGGTGCAATGGCAGTATGTTGGCTGGGCCCTGAACGGCTTGCCAGCTATGGGTGTGCAGCATATTACCTCCAACGGCGCTACGCCGGTCAAGGGCTTGTGGGCTCCTTACATCATGAAGGTGGGCAGCGAGTTCCGCCTTTACTACTCCCTTGCGGCAGAAGTAGGCAAAACCAGTGCCATCGGGTTGCTGACTTCTAACTCGCCATTGGGGCCCTGGGTAGAGAAAGGCCTGGCAGTTACCTCTGTCAACATCGGACCCGGTACCAATGCCATTGACCCCTCAGTGGTGGTGACCCCCTCTGGCCAGCACTACATGGTGTATGGGTCGTCCTGGGATGGTTTGTTTGAATTGCAACTGAACCCAGCTACCGGCCTAGCCCAGAATTCCGGCGACAAAGGCGTGCGCATTGCCCGTCGCGGAAGAACCAACAACAACACGAACGGCAATCTGGAAGGCCCTGAGCTTATCTACAACGAGCAGACCAAGATGTACTATCTGTTTGTTTCGTATGACTGGCTTTCTACCAAATACAACGTGCGGGTTTACCGGTCTACCAGCCCGACCGGCCCGTTTCTGGACTGGAACGGTGTGAACGTAGACAACCAGGCCGACAACGTGCCCATGATTCTGTCGCCGTACAAGTTTATGGGCCACGGCGGCTGGCAGGGCGTATCGCACCCGGCTGTTTTC is part of the Rufibacter tibetensis genome and harbors:
- a CDS encoding arabinan endo-1,5-alpha-L-arabinosidase, producing MKPAFFRPFLTLALLAAVFLSSCKEDEEPSPANKPGPSEEKPFNLNELTDTYGHLAPISLSGRWGPYNLHDPSILKDGEWFYSYSTDVAYGAAPHVGIMVRRSKDLVQWQYVGWALNGLPAMGVQHITSNGATPVKGLWAPYIMKVGSEFRLYYSLAAEVGKTSAIGLLTSNSPLGPWVEKGLAVTSVNIGPGTNAIDPSVVVTPSGQHYMVYGSSWDGLFELQLNPATGLAQNSGDKGVRIARRGRTNNNTNGNLEGPELIYNEQTKMYYLFVSYDWLSTKYNVRVYRSTSPTGPFLDWNGVNVDNQADNVPMILSPYKFMGHGGWQGVSHPAVFQDNGQYYMAHQGRPGVDPAFMVMHVRKMFWTPEGWPVVSPERYANVAQPPVTAADIPGEYEQIVLLQSVVPGFGNEQTDPNFSEAFTTTLTPNGLINGDANNTWTYDAPWLTLRWAGGMFVDKVHVSRERDWENKRESTVVMTGLNGGGVAIWLKKKQ